From Solwaraspora sp. WMMD1047, the proteins below share one genomic window:
- a CDS encoding DUF1702 family protein, which translates to MAGALRTLRRRILTPNLSETQVERRGFHVKDAASRDLLETVGRTFLTGYAYAAEARSPAEAELRLETIPAQFRGFAYEGATMSFAILDSLGFGRGRNVSRFVAGRAGAHIYMAQIGIGWAMARLPRFRWSKITGTDPLLRWLVLDGFGFHQAYFHTARYVTEQYQDPRFPWPADGPRWYANRAIDQGIGRAMWFVGGTDPDRVATMIDKFPESRQSDLYSGAGLAATYAGGVDADELRMFGKRAGDHRPVVAQACAFAAKTRLLAGLEVPHTSVATEVFCGMTPAEAAAVTDRTRPTGPVRGHLPAYEVWRQRIADEFVSLGRC; encoded by the coding sequence ATGGCCGGTGCGCTGAGAACCCTGAGGCGCAGAATCTTGACCCCGAATCTGTCCGAGACACAGGTTGAACGTCGGGGTTTCCACGTGAAGGATGCGGCGAGCCGGGACCTCCTGGAAACGGTGGGTCGTACCTTCCTGACAGGTTATGCGTACGCTGCGGAAGCACGCTCGCCCGCCGAGGCCGAATTGCGCCTGGAGACAATTCCGGCACAGTTTCGCGGCTTCGCCTACGAGGGTGCGACCATGAGCTTCGCGATCCTCGACTCGCTGGGCTTCGGCCGCGGCCGCAACGTCAGCCGGTTCGTCGCCGGGCGGGCGGGCGCACACATCTACATGGCCCAGATCGGCATCGGCTGGGCGATGGCCCGACTGCCCAGGTTCCGCTGGTCGAAGATCACCGGAACCGATCCGCTGCTGCGCTGGCTGGTGCTGGACGGATTCGGGTTCCACCAGGCGTACTTCCACACCGCCCGGTACGTGACCGAGCAGTACCAGGACCCCCGGTTCCCCTGGCCGGCGGACGGCCCCCGGTGGTACGCCAACCGCGCCATCGACCAGGGCATCGGTCGGGCGATGTGGTTCGTCGGCGGCACCGACCCGGACCGGGTCGCCACGATGATCGACAAGTTTCCGGAGTCCCGGCAGTCCGACCTGTACAGCGGGGCGGGCCTCGCGGCGACCTACGCCGGTGGCGTGGACGCCGACGAACTGCGGATGTTCGGCAAACGCGCGGGCGACCACCGCCCGGTGGTGGCACAGGCGTGCGCCTTCGCGGCCAAGACCCGGCTGCTGGCCGGCTTGGAGGTTCCACACACCTCCGTCGCGACGGAGGTGTTCTGCGGCATGACGCCCGCGGAAGCGGCGGCGGTGACCGACCGGACCCGGCCGACCGGCCCGGTCCGCGGGCACCTGCCCGCCTACGAGGTGTGGCGGCAGCGGATCGCCGACGAGTTCGTATCACTTGGGAGGTGCTAA
- a CDS encoding DUF1702 family protein: MPSTIGALRRRIFTPSLTEVTFAGRGFPVQPSPAIEQLEAIPQAVIIGFEWAIDVRDQWEIERRLDLVEPALRGFAYEGATMAFTILDALPGGGRDRTRALLLGPGRPHIFLTFIGIGFAMSRLPRPLWSKVVPDLTGAPYYPTLSWLAVDGYGFDRAYFDTRRWVDEQRVPAAYPWDGSPDYYLRAIDQGIGRALWFIHGARPEPAAAAVRRFASHRRADLWSGVGLAATFAGGTDAAGFDQLRREAVEADALAALAQGAVFAAKARTLAGHTPGHTELAVGRLAGLSVDAATMLADTSADGHPGSTTEPGYEIWRRRVQQHFRTAVDLGA, translated from the coding sequence ATGCCGAGCACAATTGGCGCACTGCGCAGGCGGATATTCACGCCGTCCCTGACCGAGGTGACGTTCGCCGGGCGAGGCTTTCCGGTGCAGCCGTCACCGGCCATCGAACAGCTGGAGGCGATTCCCCAGGCCGTGATCATCGGCTTCGAGTGGGCGATCGACGTGCGGGACCAGTGGGAGATCGAGCGCCGGCTCGACCTGGTGGAGCCGGCGCTGCGCGGGTTCGCGTACGAGGGCGCCACGATGGCGTTCACGATCCTCGACGCCCTCCCGGGCGGCGGCCGCGACCGGACCCGGGCGCTGCTGCTCGGACCGGGACGCCCGCACATCTTCCTCACCTTCATCGGCATCGGGTTCGCGATGTCCCGGCTGCCCAGACCGCTGTGGTCCAAGGTGGTGCCGGACCTGACCGGGGCGCCGTACTACCCGACGCTGAGCTGGCTGGCCGTGGACGGCTACGGGTTCGACCGGGCCTACTTCGACACCCGGCGCTGGGTCGACGAGCAGCGGGTGCCGGCCGCGTATCCCTGGGACGGCTCCCCGGACTACTACCTGCGCGCCATCGACCAGGGCATCGGCCGGGCGTTGTGGTTCATCCACGGTGCCCGGCCGGAGCCGGCCGCGGCCGCGGTTCGACGGTTCGCGTCCCACCGCCGGGCGGACCTGTGGAGCGGGGTCGGGCTGGCGGCGACCTTCGCCGGCGGCACCGACGCCGCCGGCTTCGACCAGCTGCGCCGGGAGGCGGTCGAGGCGGACGCGTTGGCGGCTCTCGCCCAGGGTGCGGTCTTCGCCGCCAAGGCGCGGACGCTGGCCGGCCACACCCCGGGGCACACCGAGCTCGCGGTCGGCCGGTTGGCCGGACTCTCCGTCGACGCCGCCACCATGCTCGCCGACACCTCCGCTGACGGCCACCCCGGTTCCACCACCGAACCCGGGTACGAGATCTGGCGCCGACGGGTGCAGCAGCACTTCCGCACAGCCGTCGATCTGGGTGCTTGA
- a CDS encoding MMPL family transporter, with product MFDLLARLITRWPRLILLISLAVIGFGIVYGGTVASQLKTGGYTGPNAESMLARDALNAEFPTSRPNVVLLVRTPNGVDDPAAAAEGVRLAERLAAEPDVEGVTSYWQTNLADLRSRDGTTGLIVGRIAGDERTTETRMLTLGPEYRGEHGPVSVTIGGPAAVNSQLETTAKKDIERAEFIGIPIIAFVLMIVFRGFIASFLPLIVGIVGIIGTYASLRGISEFTNVSIFALNLATGLGLGLAVDYALFIVRRHREEMRRGADVPTAIRITLNTAGRTVAFSALTVVVSMSAMLLFPMYFLRSFAYAGISVVILAALSAIIPLSAALVALGRHLDAWNFTVIFAKMAGRKPRPYGPETGSPGWRRLAETVIKRPVLFALGATSLLLLLATPFLGIKFGIPDDRSLPASFEAHQAQRELRENFETRPTSTVDIFLDDIDPAGQQAAIGSYAQQISTLDNVGRVISSAGVYADGNQLVPPNPMLDRYASTDATFLSVSTEEEEISEAGKTLVRDIRALDPPVAALVGGASAELVDTQEEMTAKFPWAIGWIAVSTFVLLFLLSGSILVPIKALVMNMLSLSATFGVLVWIFQDGNLSGVLDFQTTGWISVQLLVLLFCVAFGVSMDYEVFLLSRIKEEYNRTRDNKRAVVFGIERTGGLVTAAAFITAIVFIVMGTSNVTHIKMFGIGLALAILMDAIVVRTILVPAFMRLAGNANWWAPRPLRWVHDRFGLKEGDETYHPAPTADVPEEVRIADPVDARR from the coding sequence ATGTTCGACCTCCTGGCGCGCCTGATCACCCGGTGGCCACGGTTGATCCTGCTGATCTCGTTGGCGGTGATCGGCTTCGGCATCGTGTACGGCGGCACCGTCGCGAGCCAACTCAAGACCGGCGGCTACACCGGTCCGAACGCCGAGTCGATGCTCGCCCGCGACGCCCTGAACGCCGAGTTCCCGACCAGCCGCCCCAACGTGGTGCTGCTGGTCCGGACCCCGAACGGGGTCGACGACCCGGCGGCCGCCGCCGAGGGAGTCCGGCTGGCCGAGCGGCTGGCCGCCGAGCCGGACGTCGAGGGCGTCACCTCGTACTGGCAGACCAACCTCGCCGACCTGCGCAGCCGCGACGGCACGACCGGCCTGATCGTCGGCCGGATCGCCGGCGACGAACGGACCACCGAGACCCGGATGCTCACCCTCGGGCCCGAGTACCGGGGCGAGCACGGTCCGGTGAGCGTGACGATCGGCGGCCCGGCAGCGGTCAACTCCCAACTGGAGACGACCGCGAAGAAGGACATCGAACGGGCCGAGTTCATCGGCATCCCGATCATCGCGTTCGTCCTGATGATCGTCTTCCGGGGCTTCATCGCGTCCTTCCTGCCGCTGATCGTCGGCATCGTCGGCATCATCGGCACCTACGCCTCGCTGCGCGGGATCTCGGAGTTCACGAACGTCTCGATCTTCGCCCTCAACCTCGCCACCGGTCTCGGCCTCGGTCTGGCGGTGGACTACGCGTTGTTCATCGTCCGACGACATCGGGAGGAGATGCGCCGGGGGGCGGACGTGCCCACCGCCATCCGCATCACCCTGAACACGGCCGGCCGTACCGTCGCCTTCTCGGCCCTGACCGTGGTCGTCTCGATGTCGGCGATGCTGCTCTTCCCGATGTACTTCCTGCGATCCTTCGCGTACGCCGGCATCTCCGTGGTCATCCTGGCGGCGCTCTCGGCGATCATTCCGCTCTCCGCGGCGCTCGTCGCCCTCGGCCGGCACCTGGACGCCTGGAACTTCACGGTGATCTTCGCGAAGATGGCGGGCCGCAAGCCCCGCCCGTACGGGCCGGAGACCGGCAGCCCCGGTTGGCGGCGGCTCGCCGAGACGGTCATCAAGCGGCCGGTGCTCTTCGCGCTCGGCGCCACCTCGCTGCTGCTCCTGCTGGCCACCCCGTTCCTGGGCATCAAGTTCGGCATCCCCGACGACCGGTCGCTGCCGGCCAGCTTCGAGGCGCACCAGGCCCAGCGCGAGCTGCGGGAGAACTTCGAGACCCGGCCGACCTCGACGGTCGACATCTTCCTCGACGACATCGACCCGGCCGGCCAGCAGGCGGCGATCGGCAGCTACGCGCAGCAGATCTCCACTCTGGACAACGTCGGCCGGGTGATCAGCTCGGCGGGCGTCTACGCCGACGGCAACCAGCTGGTGCCGCCGAACCCGATGCTGGACCGGTACGCCAGCACCGACGCCACCTTCCTCTCCGTCTCCACCGAGGAGGAGGAGATCTCCGAGGCGGGCAAGACGCTGGTCCGCGACATCCGGGCGCTGGACCCGCCCGTGGCGGCGCTGGTCGGCGGCGCGTCGGCCGAGTTGGTCGACACGCAGGAGGAGATGACCGCGAAGTTCCCGTGGGCGATCGGCTGGATCGCGGTCAGCACCTTCGTGCTGCTGTTCCTGCTCTCCGGCAGCATCCTGGTGCCGATCAAGGCGCTGGTCATGAACATGCTCAGCCTCTCCGCCACCTTCGGTGTGCTGGTCTGGATCTTCCAGGACGGCAACCTCTCCGGCGTGCTCGACTTCCAGACCACCGGCTGGATCTCGGTGCAGCTGCTGGTCCTGCTCTTCTGCGTCGCCTTCGGCGTCTCGATGGACTACGAGGTGTTCCTGCTGTCCCGCATCAAGGAGGAGTACAACCGGACCAGGGACAACAAACGGGCGGTGGTGTTCGGGATCGAACGCACGGGCGGCCTGGTCACCGCGGCGGCATTCATCACCGCGATCGTCTTCATCGTGATGGGCACCTCGAACGTGACCCACATCAAGATGTTCGGCATCGGCCTGGCGCTGGCGATCCTGATGGACGCCATCGTGGTCCGGACCATTCTCGTGCCGGCATTCATGCGGCTCGCCGGCAACGCGAACTGGTGGGCCCCCCGCCCATTGCGGTGGGTGCACGACAGATTCGGTCTGAAGGAAGGCGACGAGACGTATCATCCCGCCCCCACCGCGGATGTTCCCGAGGAGGTACGGATCGCGGATCCCGTCGACGCCCGGCGCTGA